A single window of Chitinophaga sp. XS-30 DNA harbors:
- the purD gene encoding phosphoribosylamine--glycine ligase, with translation MKILLLGSGGREHALAWKIAQSAACEQLYIAPGNAGTAAHGTNVNIAVNDFEQIRSFCIDHQIDMLVPGSEEPLVLGIYDFFKSDDALRHIPVIGPSKEGAQLEGSKAFAKQFMQRHHIPTASYREFDDSSFEEGLAYLLQHPVPIVLKADGLAAGKGVVITSAYEEAAAEFEGMIKSAKFGDAGRKVVIEQFLTGIELSVFVLTDGKNYKILPTAKDYKRIGEGDTGLNTGGMGAVSPVPFATDAFMEKVENTIIRPTVEGLRKEGIIYQGFIFFGLINVEGEPFVIEYNCRMGDPETEVVIPRLQNDLPELFTAVQQERLDTMQIAEDPRAAATVMLVSKGYPEAYEKGREITGIPLPAKDQLVFHAGTRAADNKVLTNGGRVMTVTSLAGDLRIALAHSRQTAEDIQFEGKYYRRDIGYEFIS, from the coding sequence ATGAAGATTTTACTTTTAGGTAGTGGTGGCCGGGAACACGCCCTGGCATGGAAAATAGCACAAAGCGCTGCCTGTGAGCAGTTGTACATTGCCCCCGGAAATGCGGGCACGGCGGCGCATGGCACGAATGTGAACATCGCCGTGAATGATTTTGAGCAGATCAGGTCGTTTTGCATCGATCATCAGATAGATATGCTGGTGCCGGGTTCCGAAGAACCGCTGGTACTGGGCATTTATGATTTCTTCAAGTCGGATGACGCCCTGCGGCATATCCCGGTGATCGGCCCTTCCAAAGAAGGCGCGCAGCTGGAAGGCAGCAAGGCTTTTGCCAAGCAGTTCATGCAACGTCACCATATTCCTACCGCCTCCTATCGTGAATTTGACGACAGCAGCTTCGAGGAAGGCCTGGCTTACCTCCTGCAGCATCCCGTGCCCATCGTGCTGAAGGCAGACGGCCTGGCGGCAGGCAAGGGGGTGGTGATCACCTCTGCTTATGAGGAAGCGGCAGCGGAATTTGAAGGCATGATCAAATCGGCCAAGTTCGGGGATGCCGGCAGGAAAGTGGTCATAGAGCAGTTCCTTACCGGGATCGAGCTTTCCGTTTTTGTGCTGACAGATGGCAAAAACTATAAGATATTGCCTACGGCAAAGGATTATAAACGTATCGGAGAAGGAGACACCGGCCTGAACACCGGTGGCATGGGCGCGGTATCCCCGGTGCCTTTTGCGACTGACGCCTTCATGGAGAAAGTGGAAAATACCATTATCCGCCCTACAGTTGAGGGATTGCGCAAAGAAGGCATTATCTATCAGGGCTTTATTTTCTTCGGGCTGATCAATGTGGAGGGTGAACCATTTGTGATCGAATATAACTGCAGGATGGGGGACCCGGAAACGGAAGTAGTGATCCCGCGCCTGCAGAACGATCTGCCGGAGTTGTTCACCGCGGTGCAGCAGGAACGGCTGGATACCATGCAGATAGCGGAAGACCCGCGCGCTGCGGCAACGGTCATGCTGGTCAGCAAAGGTTATCCGGAAGCCTATGAGAAAGGCAGGGAGATCACCGGCATACCATTGCCGGCGAAAGACCAGCTGGTATTCCATGCAGGCACCAGGGCGGCTGATAATAAAGTGCTGACGAATGGCGGCCGGGTGATGACCGTTACATCTTTGGCAGGCGATTTGCGGATAGCGCTCGCTCACTCCAGACAGACGGCAGAAGACATTCAGTTCGAGGGCAAGTACTACAGGAGAGATATTGGATATGAGTTCATTAGCTGA
- a CDS encoding RNA polymerase sigma factor gives MAVSQEDNELLSLYRQPETKEKGFTLIMRKYQERLYWHIRRLVIDHEDANDVLQNMFIKVWKSLGNFREDARLYTWLYKIATNECLTFLEQQKRKAAISLSDVESGLSNKLQADSHFDAGKIEWKLQKAILSLPEKQRAVFSLRYYEEMPYEEMSHVLDTSEGALKASYHHAVKKVEEFMKNADLNH, from the coding sequence ATGGCTGTATCGCAAGAAGATAACGAACTACTGTCGCTATACAGGCAGCCTGAAACAAAAGAAAAGGGATTTACGCTGATCATGCGGAAGTACCAGGAAAGGTTGTATTGGCATATCAGGCGCCTGGTCATCGATCATGAGGATGCAAACGATGTATTGCAGAATATGTTCATTAAGGTCTGGAAGAGCCTCGGGAACTTCCGGGAGGATGCCCGCCTTTATACCTGGTTGTACAAGATCGCCACGAATGAGTGCCTCACTTTCCTGGAGCAGCAGAAGCGGAAGGCCGCCATTTCCCTCTCGGACGTGGAGTCCGGCCTGAGCAATAAACTTCAGGCAGACAGCCATTTCGACGCCGGAAAGATCGAATGGAAGCTGCAAAAAGCGATCCTTTCACTGCCGGAGAAACAGCGGGCGGTCTTCTCCCTCAGGTATTATGAGGAAATGCCCTATGAAGAGATGAGCCATGTGCTTGATACATCGGAAGGGGCGCTGAAAGCTTCCTACCATCATGCCGTGAAAAAAGTGGAAGAATTCATGAAGAACGCTGATTTAAACCATTGA
- the rodA gene encoding rod shape-determining protein RodA — MNRSQAKLTAGIDWPIFGMYLALVLIGIMAIFAAEYREGDDIIRNLLGQNKNWARQALWFAVSMVLAAGIWLTDSKFFTATANLLYAFGILLLLLVLAMGTGVKGSNSWLELGGFRFQPAELTKLCTNLALAKYLSSLETDFSKLRSRLIAAAMVLFPFGIIILQNETGLALVYLAFFLVMFREGLPGILLVIAFSVVILVLSALLVDKFILLYIFSGIAALVIYFSRREIRRKRSRMVLILTIWAFCSGFVMFIVPFIFTKVLKNYHVRRIEVMLGKENDPEATYNTRQSMIAIGSGGFWGKGYLKGTQTRFDFVPEQSTDFIFCTIGEDFGFAGSFLFLAIYVALLFRIIQVAERQRSTFSRVYAYGVASIIFLHLSINISMTIGLAPVIGIPLPLVSYGGSSLMTFTMLIFIMLRLDADRQMVLR; from the coding sequence ATGAACCGCTCACAAGCGAAGCTGACAGCAGGAATCGACTGGCCCATATTCGGGATGTACCTTGCACTGGTGCTGATCGGGATAATGGCCATCTTTGCGGCGGAATACCGGGAAGGGGATGATATCATCCGGAACCTCCTGGGGCAGAACAAGAACTGGGCCCGGCAGGCGCTCTGGTTCGCGGTGTCTATGGTACTGGCGGCGGGCATCTGGCTGACGGACAGTAAATTCTTCACGGCAACGGCCAATCTGTTGTATGCCTTCGGGATATTGCTTTTATTGCTGGTGCTCGCCATGGGGACCGGCGTGAAAGGCTCCAACTCCTGGCTGGAGCTGGGCGGTTTCCGTTTCCAGCCGGCGGAGCTCACCAAGCTCTGTACGAACCTCGCGCTGGCAAAATACCTGTCATCGCTTGAAACGGATTTCAGCAAGTTGCGTTCCCGGTTGATCGCGGCTGCCATGGTGCTTTTCCCCTTTGGGATCATCATTCTGCAGAATGAAACCGGCCTGGCGCTGGTGTACCTGGCTTTCTTCCTGGTGATGTTCCGTGAAGGCCTGCCAGGTATTCTGCTGGTCATCGCCTTTTCTGTGGTCATCCTCGTACTGTCGGCCCTGCTGGTAGACAAGTTTATCCTGTTGTACATATTCTCGGGCATTGCCGCACTGGTGATCTATTTCAGCCGGCGGGAGATCCGGCGCAAACGGTCCAGGATGGTGCTGATATTGACGATATGGGCTTTTTGTTCGGGATTTGTAATGTTCATAGTGCCTTTCATCTTCACTAAAGTGCTGAAAAATTACCACGTGCGCCGCATTGAGGTGATGCTGGGCAAGGAGAACGATCCCGAGGCTACTTACAACACCCGCCAGAGCATGATTGCCATCGGCTCCGGGGGATTCTGGGGCAAAGGGTATCTCAAAGGCACACAGACCCGGTTTGATTTTGTGCCGGAACAAAGTACGGATTTCATCTTCTGCACCATAGGCGAAGATTTCGGCTTCGCCGGCAGTTTCCTCTTCCTGGCCATTTATGTAGCCCTGCTCTTCCGGATCATCCAGGTGGCGGAACGGCAACGGTCCACTTTCAGCCGCGTATATGCGTACGGGGTAGCCAGCATTATCTTTTTGCATCTTTCCATCAATATATCCATGACCATCGGCTTAGCCCCGGTGATCGGTATTCCGCTGCCCCTCGTGAGTTACGGCGGCTCTTCGCTGATGACCTTTACCATGCTGATATTTATTATGCTGCGGCTGGATGCGGACAGGCAGATGGTTTTACGATAA
- the mrdA gene encoding penicillin-binding protein 2: MSVYNQPRKRIIQLIILGMVSLIVVRLFFLQVIETKYSKLADANAVLKKVIYPSRGIIYDRNGRSILRNEAMYDLVVTPSNVKKIDTAYLCDILGIDGEEFHKRIVDAIVRNGRVRQSVFASLLTPEMYGRLQESMHRFQPGFELVLRPVRSYPYGVGANFLGYISEISPQLLKDPSGAYSAYHQGDYIGATGLEKTYESILMGQRGIQYLMKDNLNRPQGSLENGEFDTVAIAGKNLRLALDIELQVLGERLMRGKVGSIVAIDPQTGGILAMVSGPSFDPNLLSGSFRAKNFNKLYVDTTKPLYNRAIQAAYPPGSTFKPITGLIGLEMGVITPSFGFNCLGGYGLCGRFSRCLHSNFGHAANIRLALANSCNSYFMHVYRLSVDAGKWGGVMKGQAKWTEYLEAMGFGHRLGIDIPSELGGIIPDTARMNRRYNNLWNSCSEMYVGMGQGLLGVTPLQLANAMCIIANRGHYYIPHFVESIDGDNSDILHKYKEQHQVAHISDEAFNSVVLGLEDVVTQGTARGAAIDGIIVCGKTGTAENKARINGKIEKLKDHSLFVGFAPRDNPKIAIAVIVENSGFSTTYAVPIASILMEKYLTDSISAKRRPVLQRMLEATTMSPEMKAKSKLDSLNSVNYGVTVGEDLLNKIISK, translated from the coding sequence ATGTCTGTTTACAATCAGCCCAGAAAGAGAATTATCCAGTTGATCATCCTTGGCATGGTGTCGCTCATCGTGGTGAGGCTGTTTTTTTTGCAGGTCATCGAAACGAAATATTCCAAGCTGGCGGATGCCAATGCCGTATTGAAGAAGGTGATCTATCCCAGCCGCGGCATTATTTATGACCGGAACGGGCGGAGTATTTTGCGGAATGAAGCGATGTACGACCTGGTGGTGACGCCTTCCAATGTAAAAAAGATCGATACCGCCTATCTCTGCGATATATTGGGAATTGACGGGGAAGAGTTCCATAAACGTATTGTTGATGCTATCGTCAGGAATGGCCGTGTACGCCAGTCCGTTTTCGCTTCCCTGCTCACGCCGGAGATGTATGGACGCCTGCAGGAGAGCATGCACCGCTTTCAGCCGGGGTTTGAACTGGTACTGCGGCCGGTGCGGTCCTACCCCTATGGTGTGGGAGCGAATTTCCTCGGGTATATCAGCGAAATATCCCCGCAGTTGCTGAAAGATCCTTCCGGCGCCTACAGCGCTTATCACCAGGGCGATTACATCGGCGCAACCGGGCTGGAGAAAACATATGAGAGCATTTTAATGGGGCAGCGGGGTATCCAGTACCTCATGAAAGATAACCTGAACCGCCCGCAGGGCTCATTGGAGAACGGGGAGTTCGATACGGTCGCCATCGCCGGAAAAAACCTGCGGCTCGCGCTGGATATCGAACTGCAGGTGCTGGGAGAAAGATTGATGAGGGGCAAGGTAGGCAGTATCGTCGCTATCGATCCGCAAACCGGCGGTATCCTGGCCATGGTCAGCGGTCCTTCCTTTGACCCGAATCTGCTGTCCGGCTCCTTCCGGGCAAAGAACTTCAACAAATTGTATGTAGATACGACGAAGCCGCTGTACAACCGTGCTATTCAGGCCGCTTATCCACCCGGTTCAACATTCAAGCCTATTACGGGCCTGATCGGCCTGGAAATGGGCGTGATCACGCCTTCTTTCGGGTTCAACTGCCTCGGCGGATATGGGTTATGTGGCCGTTTCAGCCGTTGCCTGCACAGCAATTTCGGCCATGCGGCCAATATACGGCTGGCCCTCGCCAACTCGTGCAACTCCTATTTCATGCATGTGTACCGGCTGTCTGTTGATGCAGGCAAATGGGGAGGCGTCATGAAAGGGCAGGCGAAGTGGACGGAATATTTAGAAGCCATGGGCTTCGGACATCGTCTCGGAATAGATATCCCGAGTGAGCTGGGCGGTATTATACCGGATACGGCCCGAATGAACAGGCGATATAATAATTTATGGAATTCCTGTTCCGAAATGTACGTGGGGATGGGCCAGGGGCTGTTGGGCGTTACGCCTCTGCAACTGGCAAATGCCATGTGCATCATCGCTAACCGGGGGCATTATTATATCCCGCACTTTGTAGAGAGTATCGATGGGGATAATTCAGACATCTTGCATAAGTACAAAGAGCAACACCAGGTAGCGCATATTTCCGACGAGGCATTCAATTCAGTGGTGCTGGGACTGGAAGATGTGGTAACACAAGGCACAGCACGCGGAGCGGCCATTGACGGAATTATCGTATGCGGCAAAACCGGTACTGCGGAAAACAAAGCCAGGATCAACGGGAAGATCGAAAAACTGAAGGATCACTCTTTGTTTGTAGGTTTCGCACCGCGGGACAATCCGAAGATAGCGATTGCAGTGATCGTGGAGAATTCCGGCTTCAGTACAACGTACGCGGTACCTATCGCCAGCATCCTGATGGAAAAATACCTGACGGATTCAATTTCGGCGAAACGCAGGCCCGTTCTTCAACGGATGTTGGAGGCCACTACCATGTCGCCTGAAATGAAAGCAAAATCGAAACTTGATTCGTTGAACAGTGTGAATTACGGCGTAACCGTGGGAGAAGACCTGTTGAACAAGATCATCTCAAAATAA
- a CDS encoding rod shape-determining protein MreD: MSLLLKNIIRFILLILFQVLVLDQILIHQLVNPYLYMLFILLLPFNLPRPAVQLLGLFLGLTLDMFSDTMGLHAAACVFIAYLRPFILNILSPQGGFEVIQRTPSVTSMGTSQFAIYVSILVLLHNIVYFCLSVFSFADPLYLLIKILLSTAVSLFLVLIYELLFFSRK; encoded by the coding sequence ATGAGCTTACTGTTAAAAAATATCATCCGTTTCATACTGCTGATCCTGTTCCAGGTGCTGGTGCTGGATCAGATATTGATACATCAGCTGGTGAACCCGTACCTGTACATGCTTTTCATCCTGCTGCTGCCTTTCAACCTGCCCCGGCCCGCCGTGCAGTTGCTGGGCCTGTTCCTTGGCCTTACGCTGGATATGTTCTCGGACACGATGGGCCTGCATGCGGCAGCCTGTGTGTTCATCGCCTATCTGCGCCCTTTCATTCTCAATATCCTCTCCCCGCAGGGTGGCTTTGAGGTGATCCAGCGCACCCCGTCCGTGACCAGCATGGGCACTTCCCAATTTGCTATTTACGTGTCTATCCTTGTTCTGTTGCACAACATCGTATATTTCTGCCTGTCCGTTTTCAGTTTCGCTGATCCCCTGTACCTGTTGATCAAGATCCTGTTATCCACAGCGGTCAGCCTCTTTCTTGTGCTGATATATGAGTTGTTGTTCTTTAGCAGGAAATAA
- the mreC gene encoding rod shape-determining protein MreC yields the protein MRNLIIFLRRYFNFFLFLLLEVICFIFVFRHNNFQRTVYLNSANNLSGRLYSRYNDVTYYFHLQTTNDSLVKENTILRNELLSSFSAADTGSTVRFDTLRRFSNDSARRLLGVEARKFLYREAKVINNSVNREINTVTIRRGSKHGIRQNMGVVSSTGIVGVVRSVSENYAVVVSLLYKSSASATSNFGVSARLRRSGEIGTVYWDGDNAAYAQMKDIPRSAILQKGDTIVTSGFSAFFPEDIPIGYIDTFRVSDRSSTSYSIRLKLATNFYNLQYVYVIENLLRDEQTKLEDSTRNLLK from the coding sequence GTGCGAAACCTGATCATTTTTTTAAGGCGGTATTTCAACTTCTTTCTGTTTCTGCTGCTGGAAGTGATCTGCTTTATTTTCGTATTCCGGCATAATAACTTTCAACGCACGGTGTACCTCAACTCTGCCAACAACCTCAGCGGCAGGTTGTATTCCCGGTACAACGATGTCACCTACTATTTCCACCTGCAGACCACGAACGACAGTCTCGTCAAAGAGAACACCATACTGCGGAACGAGCTGCTTTCGAGTTTTTCCGCGGCCGATACCGGCAGCACGGTCCGGTTCGATACCCTCCGGCGGTTCAGCAATGATTCCGCCCGCAGGCTGCTGGGTGTTGAGGCCCGCAAATTCCTTTATCGCGAAGCCAAAGTGATCAACAATTCCGTGAACCGGGAGATCAATACCGTTACCATCCGCCGGGGAAGCAAGCACGGCATCCGGCAGAACATGGGCGTGGTCAGCTCTACGGGCATCGTAGGCGTGGTGCGGAGCGTTAGTGAGAACTATGCGGTAGTGGTATCCCTGCTCTACAAATCATCCGCTTCGGCTACTTCCAACTTCGGTGTCAGCGCCAGGCTGCGCCGTTCCGGCGAGATCGGCACGGTGTACTGGGACGGCGACAATGCGGCCTATGCACAAATGAAGGACATCCCGCGCAGCGCCATCCTGCAAAAAGGAGATACGATCGTTACCAGCGGTTTCTCCGCATTCTTCCCGGAAGATATTCCCATCGGGTACATCGATACCTTCCGGGTGTCCGACCGGTCCAGCACCTCTTACAGTATCCGGCTGAAACTGGCGACGAACTTTTATAACCTGCAATATGTGTATGTGATCGAAAATCTGCTGCGTGATGAGCAGACGAAACTGGAAGATTCAACACGCAACCTGCTAAAATGA
- a CDS encoding MBL fold metallo-hydrolase has protein sequence MARIIPLSEGSFTVDGTKSFVPFDEQQDSLKDRNSGSLLVEIQPFLVITDRDILLLDTGLGFRTADGVLQLHQNLINNGINPMEVTKVLMSHLHKDHAGGISVEDPVTGERSLSFPHATYYVNREELEYAFANDGKSYLKAEIDLLAKRDNVVITDGNGSIDGYIHHEMTGGHCPYHQVFLIDDGEDKVFFGGDVAPQISQMKSRFVAKYDYDGKRSMELRQEFMERGKAADWTFLFYHDTKLPTTKF, from the coding sequence ATGGCTCGCATTATTCCCCTGTCTGAAGGCAGTTTTACAGTAGACGGCACCAAAAGCTTCGTTCCCTTCGATGAACAGCAAGATTCCCTGAAAGACCGTAACAGCGGTTCTTTGCTCGTGGAGATCCAGCCTTTCCTGGTGATCACGGACCGCGATATCCTCCTGCTGGATACCGGCCTCGGCTTCCGCACCGCGGACGGGGTGCTGCAATTGCACCAGAACCTGATCAACAACGGCATCAACCCTATGGAAGTCACCAAAGTACTGATGAGCCATCTGCATAAAGATCATGCCGGTGGTATCAGCGTGGAAGACCCGGTGACCGGTGAACGCTCCCTGAGTTTCCCCCATGCCACGTATTATGTGAACCGGGAGGAACTGGAATATGCTTTTGCGAATGACGGTAAATCTTACCTGAAGGCTGAAATCGACCTGTTGGCGAAGCGGGACAATGTGGTGATCACCGATGGGAATGGCAGTATTGACGGGTATATCCACCATGAAATGACCGGGGGGCATTGCCCTTATCACCAGGTATTCCTTATTGATGACGGGGAGGATAAAGTATTCTTCGGCGGCGATGTGGCGCCGCAGATATCGCAGATGAAAAGCCGTTTTGTGGCGAAATATGATTACGATGGAAAGCGCAGTATGGAATTACGCCAGGAGTTCATGGAGCGGGGCAAGGCAGCGGATTGGACCTTCCTGTTCTATCATGATACGAAACTGCCCACAACGAAGTTCTAG
- a CDS encoding rod shape-determining protein, with protein MGFFNFLTQEIAIDLGTANTLIIHNDQVVVDEPSIVAIERASGKIVAVGKKAMMMHEKTHEYLRTIRPLKDGVIADFNAAEGMIRELIKMIYPKKPLFAPSWRMVICIPSSITEVEKRAVRDSAEQAGAKEVYLIHEPMAAALGIGIDVEEPVGNMIIDIGGGTTGISVIALAGIVCDQSIRIAGDEFTADIMEALRRYHSLLIGERTAEQIKIQIGSALKELDNPPDEIPVNGRDLVTGIPKQIMVSYQEIAEALDKSIFKIEEAILKALETTPPELASDIYRRGLYLTGGGALLRGLDKRLSQKIKLPVHVADDPLRAVVRGTGIALKHIGKYPFLMQ; from the coding sequence ATGGGCTTCTTTAACTTTTTAACTCAGGAGATTGCAATAGACCTTGGAACCGCCAACACGCTGATCATTCACAATGATCAGGTGGTTGTGGACGAACCTTCCATTGTGGCTATAGAAAGAGCCAGTGGCAAGATCGTTGCTGTGGGCAAAAAGGCGATGATGATGCACGAGAAGACGCATGAGTACCTGCGTACCATCCGCCCGCTGAAGGACGGTGTGATCGCGGACTTCAATGCTGCGGAAGGCATGATCCGGGAGCTGATCAAAATGATATATCCCAAGAAGCCCCTGTTTGCGCCCAGCTGGAGAATGGTGATCTGTATCCCTTCCAGCATCACGGAAGTGGAGAAACGTGCAGTGCGCGATTCCGCGGAACAGGCGGGCGCAAAGGAAGTGTACCTGATCCATGAGCCGATGGCGGCTGCCCTCGGTATAGGCATAGATGTGGAAGAACCCGTAGGTAATATGATCATCGATATCGGAGGCGGTACCACCGGCATCTCCGTGATCGCCCTGGCGGGTATTGTTTGCGATCAGAGCATCCGTATCGCGGGCGATGAATTCACAGCGGATATCATGGAAGCGCTGCGCCGCTACCATAGCCTGCTCATTGGTGAGAGAACAGCAGAGCAGATCAAGATACAGATCGGTTCCGCACTGAAGGAACTGGACAATCCGCCGGATGAGATACCCGTTAACGGCCGTGACCTTGTAACCGGCATACCCAAACAGATCATGGTCTCCTACCAGGAGATCGCGGAAGCCCTGGACAAATCCATCTTCAAGATAGAAGAAGCCATTCTGAAAGCGCTGGAAACAACACCGCCCGAGCTGGCATCCGATATTTACCGCCGCGGCCTGTACCTTACCGGTGGCGGCGCCCTGCTCCGGGGGCTGGACAAACGCCTTTCCCAGAAGATCAAACTGCCTGTGCACGTTGCGGACGATCCGTTACGCGCCGTGGTGAGAGGAACCGGCATCGCCCTGAAACATATCGGCAAATATCCTTTCCTGATGCAATAA